A genomic window from Diospyros lotus cultivar Yz01 chromosome 2, ASM1463336v1, whole genome shotgun sequence includes:
- the LOC127794801 gene encoding uncharacterized protein LOC127794801 produces the protein MANTMDEKFSRLEQTLRNLTILVKQQQQQALRHNNSRSSSHKGRSTTSASQRSNSGSDGEFKTDERGYKGKVAQSFLIEVEDPPEEEEDEESNPHVPFDMPVANNGVEAEDLPEVSLYALVGSARPQTMRVTMMLKGKVTSLLIDNGSTHNFISTKVSHKLQIPTTIIEPFDVQVASREHLACTQQCKAVSLKIQHIYVAVDLYVIPLAEIDIVLVVQEPTNLPPSRPFDHYIPLLDEQPINVAPYRYAHHQKVEIEKQVKEMLQKNLIRPSTNPFSSPVLLVKKKDGTWRFYTDY, from the exons ATGGCCAACACCATGGACGAAAAATTCTCACGATTGGAGCAGACTCTACGGAATCTGACCATCCTGGTGAAGCAGCAACAGCAACAGGCGCTAAGGCACAATAATAGCCGTTCATCTTCCCATAAGGGGCGATCTACTACATCAGCCAGCCAAAGATCTAATTCGGGCTCTGATGGCGAATTCAAGACAGATGAACGAG GCTATAAGGGCAAGGTGGCCCAATCTTTTCTGATCGAAGTAGAAGACCCAccagaggaggaggaagatgaagagTCAAACCCACATGTGCCTTTTGACATGCCTGTAGCCAACAACGGGGTGGAGGCTGAGGATCTGCCAGAGGTGTCCCTTTATGCGCTAGTAGGATCCGCGAGGCCACAAACGATGCGGGTGACAATGATGCTTAAGGGCAAAGTTACCAGCCTGCTGATTGATAACGGCTCAACCCACAACTTTATCAGCACTAAAGTTTCCCATAAGCTACAGATCCCAACTACCATCATTGAGCCATTCGACGTGCAAGTCGCTAGCAGGGAGCACTTGGCATGCACACAGCAGTGCAAGGCAGTAAGTCTTAAAATCCAGCACATCTATGTTGCTGTAGATTTATATGTTATACCTTTGGCCGAAATAGACATAGTGTTGG TGGTGCAGGAGCCCACAAACCTACCACCAAGCCGGCCTTTCGACCACTACATCCCACTACTGGATGAGCAACCCATCAACGTTGCTCCTTACCGTTATGCCCACCATCAGAAAGTAGAAATTGAGAAGCAAGTCAAGGAGATGCTACAGAAAAATCTGATACGGCCTAGTACCAATCCTTTCTCATCACCAGTTTtgctagtcaagaagaaggatggaacaTGGCGTTTCTATACAGATTACTGA